The following proteins are co-located in the Solanum pennellii chromosome 1, SPENNV200 genome:
- the LOC107028975 gene encoding probable calcium-binding protein CML10, giving the protein MDSLTVWFKSIGKFVGQIKKGKKNPKRMASDLSCLSGFATMEISNQLKLVFKLIDTNGDGKISPLELTEILLSVGHDQELKAAEELAEVMVKEMDCDGDGFVDLDEFLNVMGVEKDEAKDIDEIIRQVFLVFDADNNGLISAKELRRVLISLGCGNSSVKECTRMIKGVDKDGDGFVNFQEFKQMMAAGCNL; this is encoded by the coding sequence ATGGATTCTTTAACAGTATGGTTCAAGTCTATTGGGAAATTTGTTGGACaaattaaaaaagggaaaaaaaaccCAAAGAGAATGGCTTCTGATTTGAGCTGTTTATCAGGTTTTGCAACTATGGAGATATCAAATCAACTGAAATTAGTGTTTAAATTGATTGATACAAATGGGGATGGAAAGATTTCCCCTTTAGAGTTGACTGAGATTTTGTTGAGTGTTGGACATGATCAAGAATTGAAAGCTGCTGAAGAATTAGCAGAGGTTATGGTTAAAGAAATGGATTGTGATGGTGATGGATTTGTTGATTTGGATGAGTTTTTGAATGTTATGGGGGTTGAAAAAGATGAAGCTAAGGATATTGATGAGATAATTAGACAAGTTTTTCTTGTGTTTGATGCTGATAATAATGGGCTTATTTCAGCTAAGGAATTGAGGAGAGTTTTAATTAGTCTTGGTTGTGGAAATTCTAGTGTTAAAGAGTGTACAAGAATGATTAAAGGAGTTGATAAAGATGGTGATGGATTTGTTAATTTTCAAGAGTTTAAACAAATGATGGCTGCTGGATGCAATCTTTAG